One Prunus dulcis chromosome 8, ALMONDv2, whole genome shotgun sequence DNA window includes the following coding sequences:
- the LOC117638406 gene encoding uncharacterized protein LOC117638406: MSLVKTCKKNLQLMRDNEFEELVEQASSFCDKHDITVPTMDEEYVIPGRSRRNAPIKTNYHRYRVEIFVHVIDGQLAELNDRFNEVSTELLTCLACLSSKNNFVAFDKRKLVRLAQFYPEDFSDRDLLMLEDQLDVYVHHMHSSSDFSQLEGISSLAEKMVDKGMHEIFSYVYLLLILALVLSVATASVERAFSVINILKIHFAIE, encoded by the coding sequence ATGAGTTTAGTGAAAACATGCAAGAAAAACCTACAGTTGATGAGGGATAATGAGTTCGAAGAATTGGTTGAGCAAGCATCTTCATTTTGTGATAAACACGATATTACAGTTCCTACCATGGATGAGGAATATGTAATTCCAGGGAGATCACGGCGTAATGCTCCAATAAAGACAAATTATCATCGTTATCGTGTGGAGATCTTTGTTCATGTAATTGATGGGCAACTTGCGGAATTAAATGATCGCTTCAACGAGGTAAGCACTGAGTTACTTACTTGTTTGGCATGCTTGAGTTCGAAAAATAACTTTGTAGCTTTTGACAAACGAAAGTTAGTTCGTCTTGCTCAATTTTATCCTGAAGATTTTTCGGATCGAGACTTATTGATgcttgaagatcaacttgaTGTTTATGTTCATCATATGCATTCAAGTagtgatttttctcaattggaaGGGATTAGTAGTCTTGCAGAAAAAATGGTGGATAAAGGAATGCAtgaaatattttcttatgTGTATTTACTTCTTAtattggctttggttttatcgGTTGCAACTGCTTCAGTGGAGAGGGCATTTTCcgtaataaatattttaaaaattcactTCGCAATAGAATGA